The Fusarium oxysporum Fo47 chromosome II, complete sequence genome includes a region encoding these proteins:
- a CDS encoding centromere protein Chl4/mis15/CENP-N, translated as MARYSIPTKARLPSSLRVDASNPAVVKSLNRLSRESLISLALDWLDDESLPNSIPYIERRDEDDDEENDDLYPPCQTIDELQQLYFDMQQQKGSKRDVVSRIVEGDWRLGLTLFQLAMADMAYFEQNPTSQKWSAYQILPLKQPSQDAGEDQVLRVDQESLTIPRFHPSTFLQNLQTHVLPDVKAHYHFHRPTAIPVLLLRIFVIDSPYNTDFALSSRNPNGTATNFDSSRTVYIAFPDGSPALYITKSQATGNSGSGESKSLHSLIVDGVPKALSRPRERYTLKSGNLQSKNLDALLEKKGSGRTNSAGGGWSIYSNEATKISPLDTVIPTPPLSRESSSSNLSLKRGVSFTESERVAKKSRLVAKARFGDSGFVTDGKGVEKVDIIIQDPFPSISEDTGDTEENEDDATAGSKNRRKSKITAVVREANITAEEDNDDTISSDRWTPTIKVTFSGTHVWAGVRQLVEAGIIDGERMPGWMTGEEGVTTGLVRHGRIRGYKGSGM; from the coding sequence atggcCCGCTACTCTATCCCAACAAAAGCCAGGCTTCCGTCATCATTACGAGTTGATGCATCTAATCCTGCTGTTGTCAAGAGTCTCAATAGACTCTCACGAGAGTCTCTTATTTCCCTGGCACTAGACTGGCTTGACGATGAGAGTCTCCCGAATTCTATTCCTTACATTGAGAGGAgggatgaagacgacgatgaagaaaaTGACGATCTTTACCCTCCCTGTCAAACTATTGACGAATTACAACAACTTTATTTCGATATGCAGCAACAAAAAGGGTCAAAAAGAGATGTTGTCAGCCGTATTGTTGAGGGTGATTGGAGACTTGGCCTGACATTATTTCAACTAGCCATGGCCGATATGGCCTATTTCGAACAGAACCCAACATCTCAAAAATGGTCAGCCTATCAGATTCTGCCTCTTaagcagccttctcaagatgCCGGCGAGGACCAGGTGCTCAGAGTCGACCAAGAAAGTTTAACAATACCTCGGTTTCATCCATCAACTTTTCTCCAAAACCTTCAAACCCATGTGCTACCTGACGTCAAGGCACATTATCACTTTCACCGACCTACAGCCATACCTGTTCTACTACTGCGCATTTTCGTCATAGATTCGCCCTACAACACGGACTTTGCTCTTTCAAGTCGGAACCCAAATGGCACAGCAACAAACTTCGACTCTTCAAGGACAGTGTACATTGCGTTTCCCGATGGATCACCTGCTTTGTACATTACGAAATCGCAAGCTACAGGCAACAGTGGCTCAGGAGAGTCTAAGAGTTTACATAGCTTAATCGTGGATGGGGTACCCAAGGCTCTCTCACGCCCACGTGAACGATACACTCTCAAATCAGGAAACCTTCAAAGCAAGAACTTGGATGCACTTCTAGAAAAGAAGGGATCTGGACGCACAAACTCCGCAGGAGGTGGCTGGAGCATCTACTCCAATGAGGCCACAAAGATATCTCCATTGGATACCGTTATTCCAACTCCACCACTATCTCGAGAATCATCGTCCTCaaatctcagcctcaagcgGGGAGTGTCATTCACTGAATCTGAACGAGTTGCAAAGAAATCGAGATTGGTTGCCAAGGCTCGGTTCGGCGATTCGGGTTTTGTCACTGATGGTAAAGGAGTGGAAAAGGTTGACATCATCATACAGGATCCATTTCCTTCTATAAGTGAAGATACTGGCGATACAGaagagaatgaagatgacgcCACGGCAGGGAGCAAGAATCGACGAAAGAGCAAGATTACGGCCGTTGTTCGAGAGGCGAATATcacagcagaagaagacaacGACGATACCATCTCTTCAGATCGATGGACACCAACTATCAAAGTTACATTTTCTGGAACACATGTATGGGCTGGCGTACGGCAACTTGTAGAGGCTGGCATAATAGATGGAGAGCGGATGCCGGGGTGGATGACAGGAGAAGAGGGAGTAACAACAGGACTTGTGAGGCATGGAAGAATACGTGGATACAAGGGCTCAGGGATGTGA
- a CDS encoding ribonucleotide reductase — MFVRKRDGRQERVQFDKITARVSRLCYGLDMDHVDPVAITQKVISGVYGGVTTVQLDDLAAETAAYMTVTHPDYAILAARIAVSNLHKQTKKQWSAVVSDLYHYVNPKNGRPSPMISKETYECVVRHKEELDSAIVYDRDFQYQYFGFKTLERSYLLKIDGKIVERPQHMIMRVSVGIWGDDIERVLETYNLMSSKFFTHASPTLFNAGTPQPQLSSCFLVDMKDDSIEGIYDTLKTCAMISKMAGGIGLNVHRIRATGSYIAGTNGTSNGVVPMLRVFNNTARYVDQGGNKRPGAFAIYLEPWHSDVFEFLDLRKNHGKEEVRARDLFLALWIPDLFMKRVEKNGDWTLMCPNECPGLADCYGEEFEALYEKYEKEGKGRKTIKAQKLWYAILEAQTETGNPFMLYKDACNRKSNQKNLGTIRSSNLCTEIIEYCAPDEVAVCNLASLALPSFINYDEACYDFKKLHKVSQVVIRNLNKIIDVNHYPVQEARNSNMRHRPIGLGVQGLADAFLALRMPFESPEARELNKQIFETIYHAALTASVQLAKEEGPYSTFKGSPASEGILQFDMWNVKPSDLWDWETLREEVKTHGIRNSLLLAPMPTASTSQILGNNECFEPYTSNIYQRRVLAGEFQVVNPWLLKDLVDMGLWSDAMKNRIIAENGSIQNIPNIPADVKALYKTVWEISQRQVVQMAADRGAFIDQSQSLNIHMKDPTMGKITSMHFAGWKLGLKTGMYYLRTQAAAAPIQFTVDQQALKLADSNSAQIKPLKKRAPPAGSSYLMSSPSTMGRTELNGSRTGSQDSGLNGNAAKSLNGTATVPGRAPTIKADVEEGDSPRALPTEPAEKVQEEELGVKKNPQSEDQDKDNEDRERDIYSEAVLQCSIEDPESCIMCSG, encoded by the exons ATGTTCGTCAGAAAGAGAG ATGGGCGCCAAGAACGTGTTCAGTTCGACAAGATCACTGCTCGTGTCTCGAGACTGTGTTATGGTCTTGACATGGACCACGTTGACCCCGTTGCCATCACCCAGAAGGTTATCTCCGGTGTCTACGGCGGTGTCACCACCGTGCAATTGGACGATCTT GCCGCTGAGACTGCTGCGTACATGACCGTCACACACCCCGACTATGCCATCCTTGCGGCCCGTATTGCCGTCTCCAACCTTCACAAGCAGACCAAGAAGCAATGGTCCGCTGTTGTGAGCGACCTCTACCACTATGTGAACCCCAAGAACGGCCGACCGTCACCCATGATCTCCAAGGAGACTTATGAGTGCGTCGTGCGACATAAGGAGGAGTTGGACTCTGCCATTGTCTATGACCGCGATTTCCAATACCAATACTTTGGCTTCAAGACTTTGGAGCGATCATACCTCCTCAAGATTGACGGTAAGATTGTCGAGCGCCCTCAGCACATGATCATGCGTGTGTCTGTTGGTATTTGGGGTGATGATATCGAGCGAGTCTTGGAGACATACAACCTGATGTCCAGCAAATTCTTCACACATGCCTCTCCCACGCTCTTCAACGCCGGCACCCCTCAGCCCCAATTGTCATCTTGCTTCTTGGTTGATATGAAGGACGACAGTATTGAGGGAATCTACGATACTCTCAAGACCTGTGCCATGATCTCCAAGATGGCTGGTGGTATTGGCCTGAACGTGCACCGTATCCGTGCTACTGGCTCCTACATTGCCGGTACCAACGGTACATCGAACGGTGTTGTTCCTATGCTTCGTGTCTTCAACAACACTGCTCGCTATGTCGACCAGGGTGGCAACAAGCGACCCGGTGCTTTTGCCATCTACCTCGAGCCTTGGCACTCTGACGTCTTCGAGTTCCTTGATCTCCGTAAGAACCACGGTAAAGAGGAGGTCCGTGCCCGTGACCTTTTCCTCGCCCTTTGGATCCCTGATCTTTTCATGAAGCGTGTTGAAAAGAACGGCGACTGGACGCTGATGTGCCCTAACGAGTGCCCTGGCCTCGCCGACTGTTACGGAGAGGAGTTCGAGGCTCTGTACGAAAAGTACGAGAAGGAGGGCAAGGGTCGCAAGACTATCAAGGCTCAGAAACTTTGGTACGCCATTCTTGAGGCCCAGACTGAGACCGGAAACCCATTCATGCTCTACAAGGATGCCTGCAACCGCAAGAGCAACCAAAAGAACCTCGGTACCATCCGAAGCTCCAACCTGTGCACTGAAATTATTGAGTACTGTGCCCCTGACGAGGTCGCTGTCTGCAACCTTGCCTCTCTGGCTCTGCCCTCTTTCATCAACTACGATGAGGCTTGCTATGACTTCAAGAAGTTGCACAAGGTCAGTCAGGTTGTTATTCGCAACCTGAACAAGATCATCGATGTGAACCACTACCCTGTCCAGGAGGCTCGCAACAGTAACATGCGCCACCGACCcattggtcttggtgttcaGGGCCTTGCCGATGCTTTCCTTGCTCTGCGCATGCCCTTCGAGTCACCCGAGGCTCGTGAGCTCAACAAGCAGATCTTCGAGACCATTTACCACGCTGCCCTCACTGCCTCCGTGCAGCTGGCTAAGGAGGAGGGTCCCTACTCCACCTTCAAAGGTTCCCCCGCCTCTGAGGGTATCCTCCAGTTCGACATGTGGAACGTCAAGCCCTCTGACCTCTGGGACTGGGAGACTCTTCGAGAGGAAGTCAAGACACACGGCATCCGTAACAGTCTGCTCCTTGCTCCTATGCCTACTGCCAGTACCTCCCAGATTCTGGGCAACAACGAGTGCTTCGAGCCCTACACCTCCAACATCTACCAACGACGTGTTCTCGCTGGTGAGTTCCAGGTTGTCAACCCCTGGCTGCTCAAGGACCTTGTCGACATGGGTCTGTGGTCCGATGCTATGAAGAACCGCATCATTGCTGAGAATGGTTCCATTCAGAACATTCCCAACATCCCTGCCGATGTCAAGGCTCTGTATAAGACCGTTTGGGAGATCTCTCAGCGCCAAGTCGTTCAGATGGCTGCTGATCGAGGTGCCTTCATTGATCAGTCCCAGTCACTGAACATCCACATGAAAGACCCCACAATGGGCAAGATCACCAGTATGCACTTTGCAGGCTGGAAGCTTGGCCTCAAGACTGGCATGTACTACCTTCGTACacaggctgctgctgctcctaTTCAGTTCACTGTTGATCAACAGGCTCTCAAGCTTGCCGATTCCAATTCAGCTCAGATCAAGCCTCTAAAGAAGCGTGCTCCTCCTGCTGGTTCAAGCTACCTCATGTCCTCGCCCTCAACTATGGGACGTACTGAACTGAACGGTAGCAGGACTGGCTCCCAAGACAGCGGCCTGAACGGCAATGCCGCCAAGAGCCTAAATGGTACTGCGACGGTACCTGGACGTGCGCccaccatcaaggctgatgttgaggagggtGACAGCCCCAGGGCTCTTCCTACTGAGCCTGCCGAGAAGGTTCAGGAAGAAGAGTTGGGTGTCAAGAAGAACCCTCAGTCTGAGGATCAAGACAAGGACAACGAGGATCGTGAGCGTGATATCTACTCGGAGGCCGTCCTGCAGT GTAGCATTGAGGATCCCGAATCCTGCATTATGTGCAGCGGTTAG
- a CDS encoding RmlC-like cupin domain-containing protein has translation MTLFRSIFIPVFIALAAIALFQHRIKDTATSTFEFLGTLTPLAFHKANTQHKEHHLFATEMSVTRAVRKVFLAVEQSEGAGARVRRSIGTPQLRNFSPFLMLDHFSVKPGAGFPDHPHRGQETITYLLEGGMDHEDFAGNRGTLSAGDLQFMTAGKGIVHAEMPRQNEDGSANVGLQLWVDLPKDLKACEPRYRDLRGSEIPIAKVDDDKVTVKVISGQSHGIDSVKDLAYTPVWFLDIEIRPGGKITQPLPANWNAFAYTLEGDVIVGKDDQRRVVEQYHNIVFEPQGDVVHFEVDAGASKPARLALIAGIPLDQPVIQYGPFVLTSKEDVAKALFDYQTHSNGFERAENWQSEIGKSMMD, from the exons ATGACCCTTTTTCGTTCCATCTTCATACCAGTATTCATTGCTCTAGCAGCTATTGCATTGTTCCAACATCGTATCAAGGACACAGCAACTTCAACCTTTGAATTCCTAGGGACTCTTACCCCCCTGGCTTTCCACAAGGCCAACACTCAGCACAAAGAACACCACCTTTTCGCCACAGAAATGTCTGTCACCCGAGCTGTTCGCAAGGTCTTCCTTGCCGTTGAGCAATCCGAAGGAGCTGGTGCTCGTGTCCGTCGCTCAATTGGCACTCCTCAGCTCCGCAACTTTTCTCCTTTTCTCATGCTCGATCACTTCTCCGTGAAGCCTGGTGCTGGTTTCCCtgatcatcctcatcgtgGCCAGGAGACTATCACATATCTCCTTGAGGGTGGCATGGATCATGAGGATTTTGCTGGCAACAGGGGTACTCTCTCCGCCGGTGACCTCCAATTCATGACTGCTGGAAAAG GCATTGTGCACGCTGAGATGCCCCGACAAAACGAGGATGGCAGTGCAAACGTCGGTCTTCAACTTTGGGTCGACCTTCCCAAGGACCTGAAGGCTTGCGAACCTCGGTATCGCGACCTCCGTGGCTCCGAGATCCCCATCGCCAAGGTTGACGATGACAAGGTCACTGTAAAGGTCATTTCTGGCCAGAGCCACGGCATCGACTCAGTCAAGGATCTCGCCTACACACCCGTTTGGTTCCTCGACATTGAGATCCGCCCTGGTGGCAAGATCACCCAACCTCTCCCCGCAAACTGGAACGCATTTGCCTACACTCTCGAGGGAGATGTTATCGTTGGCAAGGATGACCAGCGACGTGTTGTCGAGCAGTACCATAACATTGTCTTTGAGCCGCAGGGAGATGTTGTTCACTTTGAGGTTGACGCCGGTGCTTCAAAACCCGCTCGACTAG CCCTCATCGCTGGTATTCCTCTTGACCAGCCTGTTATCCAATACGGTCCCTTTGTCCTCACTTCCAAAGAGGACGTCGCCAAAGCTCTTTTCGACTACCAAACCCATTCCAACGGTTTCGAGCGAGCAGAGAACTGGCAGAGTGAGATTGGCAAGTCCATGATGGACTAA
- a CDS encoding Cupredoxin → MHFNSLSVEAALLLALPHLASAATRKFDFDIGWVRANPDNAFERPVIGINGKWPIPTMEVDIGDRVIINAHNNLGNQSTSLHFHGLYMNGTTHMDGPAGVSQCPIVPGTSFTYNFTVDQPGTYWYHSHTAAQYPDGLRAPFIVHDKDFPYKDKYDEEVIFTLSDWYHDEMQSMIPKFMSKANPSGAEPVPNNALMNETTNFTMSVKPETTYLFRTINIGAFAGQYLWFEGHKMRIVEVDGIYTEEAEAEMIYISAAQRVSFLLTTKKDTSKNFPIVASMDTTLFDVLPPDLNYNATGWLVYDKKADKPDAATVETLDPHDDMKLVPYDKMGILGKPDQEFTLDVKMENLKDGANYAWFNNITYVEAKVPTLYTALSAGKDAEDPSVYGTYTHSMVLKKNEIVQIVVNNLDSGRHPFHLHGHAFQSIYRSEEEAGIWADANVTEADLPKTPMRRDTLVIYPNGNIVMRFKADNPGVWLFHCHIEWHVVSGLIATFVEDPLTLQETIQIPKNHLDACAAAGMPTKGNAAANTENFLDLTGENKPAKALPAGFTPRGIVALVFSCICGILGVAVVAWYGFSAPIDPTSAGALSAGIVDGSDSGDGNPAHKGPQETVVSPSGDARSH, encoded by the exons TCGATATTGGCTGGGTCAGAGCTAATCCTGATAATGCTTTCGAGCGCCCAGTTATTGGCATCAATGGCAAGTGGCCAATCCCTACAATGGAGGTTGACATTGGTGATCGGGTCATCATCAATGCTCACAATAACCTGGGCAATCAATCAACTTCTCTGCATTTTCATGGCCTCTACATGAACGGCACTACCCATATGGATGGCCCTGCCGGTGTCAGTCAATGTCCAATTGTTCCTGGAACCAGCTTCACATATAACTTCACT GTCGACCAACCAGGTACCTATTGGTATCACAGTCACACTGCTGCTCAATACCCTGACGGTCTACGTGCTCCCTTTATCGTTCACGATAAAGATTTCCCCTACAAGGATAAgtatgatgaagaggttaTCTTTACTCTCTCTGATTGGTATCATGACGAGATGCAATCCATGATTCCCAAGTTCATGAGCAAGGCCAACCCTTCAGGCGCAGAGCCTGTGCCTAACAATGCCCTGATGAACGAGACCACAAACTTCACAATGTCTGTCAAGCCCGAAACAACCTATCTGTTCCGTACTATCAACATAGGCGCCTTTGCTGGCCAATATCTCTGGTTTGAGGGTCATAAGATGCGCATTGTCGAGGTCGATGGTATTTATACCGAAGAGGCTGAGGCAGAGATGATCTACATCTCGGCTGCTCAACGTGTCAGCTTTTTGCTCACTACCAAAAAGGACACCTCCAAGAACTTCCCTATTGTTGCCAGCATGGATACT ACCCTTTTTGATGTCCTTCCCCCCGATCTGAACTACAATGCTACCGGCTGGCTCGTCTATGATAAAAAGGCCGACAAGCCAGACGCCGCTACTGTTGAGACTTTGGACCCCCACGATGACATGAAGCTTGTTCCATACGACAAGATGGGCATTCTTGGAAAACCTGACCAGGAGTTTACTCTCGATGTCAAGATGGAAAACCTCAAGGATGGAGCCAACTACGCCTGGTTCAACAACATTACCTACGTCGAAGCCAAGGTTCCCACTCTGTACACCGCCCTCAGTGCAGGCAAGGACGCCGAGGATCCAAGTGTTTATGGCACTTACACACACTCCATGGTCCTTAAGAAGAATGAGATCGTACAAATTGTCGTGAACAATCTCGATTCTGGTCGCCACCCTTTCCATCTTCACGGGCACGCATTCCAATCTATCTACCGTTCCGAAGAGGAGGCTGGTATCTGGGCCGATGCCAATGTTACTGAAGCTGATTTGCCCAAAACCCCTATGCGACGTGATACTCTCGTCATCTATCCCAACGGTAACATTGTTATGCGTTTCAAGGCCGACAACCCAG GTGTCTGGCTGTTCCATTGCCATATTGAATGGCACGTGGTGTCCGGTCTCATTGCCACCTTCGTCGAAGACCCTCTTACTCTTCAAGAGACCATCCAGATCCCTAAGAACCACCTGGACGCCTGCGCCGCTGCTGGTATGCCTACCAAGGGAAATGCGGCTGCTAATACTGAGAACTTCCTTGATCTTACTGGCGAGAATAAACCTGCCAAGGCTCTGCCTGCTGG ATTCACTCCTCGTGGTATCGTTGCTCTTGTCTTCAGCTGTATCTGTGGTATCCTGGGTGTAGCCGTCGTGGCATGGTATGGATTTTCTGCACCTATCGACCCAACCAGTGCCGGCGCTCTCAGCGCTGGTATCGTTGATGGTAGTGATTCAGGTGACGGCAACCCTGCTCATAAAGGACCTCAAGAGACAGTTGTTTCCCCTTCAGGTGATGCGAGAAGTCACTGA